Proteins co-encoded in one Arachis hypogaea cultivar Tifrunner chromosome 13, arahy.Tifrunner.gnm2.J5K5, whole genome shotgun sequence genomic window:
- the LOC112732345 gene encoding acetyl-CoA acetyltransferase 1, whose protein sequence is MRAPPEMVQFDAAKLKKLRANFKPNGGTVTAGNASSISDGAAAIVLVSEEKARELGLHVIAKIRGFADVAQEPELFTTAPALAIPKAISNAGLEASQIDYYEINEAFSVVPLANQKLLRLSPDKLNVHGGAVSLDHPLGCSGARILVTLIGVLRQKNGRYGVAGICNGGGGASALVLELMTRMPFKALREE, encoded by the exons ATGAGGGCCCCCCCTGAAATGGTTCAG TTTGATGCTGCAAAGTTAAAGAAGCTTAGAGCAAACTTCAAGCCGAATGGTGGTACTGTGACTGCTGGCAATGCTTCTAGCATAAG TGATGGAGCTGCTGCGATAGTGCTAGTGAGTGAAGAGAAAGCACGTGAGCTCGGATTGCATGTAATAGCAAAGATAAGAGGATTCGCGGATGTGGCTCAG GAACCTGAATTATTTACAACTGCTCCTGCCCTTGCAATACCAAAAGCTATATCAAATGCTGGTCTAGAGGCTTCTCAAATTGATTATTATGAAATAAATGAAGCTTTTTCT GTTGTGCCTCTTGCAAATCAGAAGCTTCTTCGTCTTAGTCCT GACAAACTTAATGTACATGGTGGAGCTGTATCATTAGACCATCCACTGGGTTGTAGCGGGGCTCGAATCCTAGTTACATTAATAGGG GTATTGAGACAGAAGAATGGGAGATATGGCGTTGCTGGCATCTGCAATGGCGGAGGCGGAGCATCTGCACTTGTCCTTGAGCTCAT GACTCGTATGCCATTCAAAGCTTTGAGAGAGGAATAG